A section of the Streptomyces sp. V3I8 genome encodes:
- a CDS encoding LuxR family transcriptional regulator gives MLAATGLTALGLDDTHESAYRALVSVGAADVPDLARRLALGEHDTERALRGLERHGLAAQSSARPGRWVAAPPGVALGALLTQRRHELDQAELTAALLAEEYRAQAVEPAAHDLVEVVTGAAAVAQRFLQLQLGASEEVCALVTGDPVVVSGTDNEAEEQAAGRGVRYRVVVERPVLDLPGGISELSAALGRDERVRVVDTVPTKLVVADRTLAMVPLTTSRTLEPAALVVHASGLLESLSGLFESVWRDALPLRLGTPGGPDAVVEEERDGPDGTDLEILSLLLAGLTDASVAKQLDLGLRTVQRRVKRLMELTGVTTRLQLGWHTYEKGWVARGPRD, from the coding sequence ATGCTGGCAGCGACAGGTCTGACAGCGCTGGGGCTGGACGACACGCACGAGTCGGCGTACCGGGCACTGGTGTCCGTGGGCGCCGCCGACGTGCCCGATCTCGCGCGGCGGCTCGCACTCGGCGAGCACGACACCGAGCGGGCCCTGCGCGGACTGGAGCGGCACGGACTCGCGGCGCAGTCGTCGGCACGGCCCGGCCGGTGGGTCGCCGCCCCGCCCGGGGTCGCGCTCGGCGCGCTCCTGACCCAGCGGCGCCACGAACTGGACCAGGCGGAGCTGACGGCCGCGCTGCTCGCCGAGGAGTACCGCGCGCAGGCCGTCGAGCCCGCCGCGCACGACCTGGTCGAGGTGGTGACCGGCGCCGCCGCGGTGGCCCAGCGGTTCCTGCAGCTCCAGCTCGGGGCGAGCGAGGAGGTGTGCGCCCTGGTCACCGGCGATCCCGTCGTCGTGTCCGGGACGGACAACGAGGCGGAGGAGCAGGCCGCCGGCCGGGGCGTCCGCTACCGCGTGGTGGTCGAACGCCCGGTCCTGGACCTGCCGGGCGGCATCAGCGAACTCTCCGCGGCGCTCGGCCGTGACGAGCGGGTACGGGTCGTGGACACCGTGCCGACCAAGCTGGTCGTCGCCGACCGGACGCTCGCCATGGTGCCGCTGACGACCTCGCGGACCCTGGAGCCCGCCGCCCTCGTCGTGCACGCGAGCGGCCTGCTCGAATCGCTGTCGGGCCTGTTCGAGTCGGTGTGGCGGGACGCCCTGCCGCTGCGCCTCGGCACGCCGGGTGGCCCGGACGCGGTCGTCGAGGAGGAGCGGGACGGACCCGACGGCACCGACCTCGAGATCCTCTCCCTGCTCCTCGCCGGACTGACCGACGCGAGCGTCGCCAAACAGCTCGACCTGGGCCTGCGGACCGTGCAGCGCCGGGTGAAGCGGCTGATGGAGCTGACGGGCGTGACGACCCGGCTCCAGCTCGGCTGGCACACGTACGAGAAGGGCTGGGTGGCCCGCGGCCCGCGGGACTGA
- the rsgA gene encoding ribosome small subunit-dependent GTPase A, with protein MSFSPSLSSPASSAHPLAPYGWDDAWAAAFAPHLERGLVPGRVVRVDRGQCDVVTVDGPVRVDTEFVTPNDPLRVICTGDWAVVDPGGDPRYVREYLPRRTAFVRSTSSKRSEGQILAANVDFAIIAVSLAVELELGRIERFLALAWESGAQPLVVLTKADLVPDATGLGHLVQDVETAAPGVQVLPVSATDGAGLDVLGALVSGGTSVLLGQSGAGKSTLANALLGEDVMAVQAARDVDGKGRHTTTTRNLLVLPGGGVLIDTPGLRGVGLFDAGSGVGQVFAEIEELARGCRFLDCAHVAEPGCAVLAALDSGVLAERRLESYRKLLRENQRIMAKTDARARSELRKEWKRRGAEGRAAMEAKRGTRAWR; from the coding sequence TTGTCTTTCTCACCCTCTCTCTCTTCTCCGGCTTCTTCGGCTCATCCGCTCGCGCCCTACGGCTGGGACGATGCGTGGGCCGCCGCGTTCGCCCCGCACCTCGAGCGCGGGCTCGTGCCGGGACGGGTCGTACGGGTCGACCGCGGGCAGTGCGATGTCGTCACCGTCGACGGGCCCGTGCGGGTCGACACCGAGTTCGTCACGCCGAACGACCCGCTCCGGGTCATCTGCACCGGTGACTGGGCCGTCGTCGACCCGGGCGGGGACCCCCGCTATGTGCGGGAGTACCTGCCGCGCCGTACCGCCTTCGTGCGGTCGACCTCGTCCAAGAGGTCGGAGGGGCAGATCCTCGCCGCCAACGTGGACTTCGCGATCATCGCGGTGTCCCTGGCGGTGGAACTCGAACTCGGCCGCATCGAGCGGTTCCTGGCACTGGCCTGGGAGTCCGGGGCGCAGCCCCTGGTCGTACTGACCAAGGCCGACCTGGTGCCGGACGCGACGGGCCTCGGCCATCTCGTGCAGGACGTGGAGACCGCGGCGCCGGGCGTCCAGGTGCTGCCGGTCAGCGCCACGGACGGAGCCGGTCTCGACGTGCTCGGCGCCCTCGTGTCGGGCGGTACGTCCGTGCTGCTCGGTCAGTCGGGCGCGGGCAAGTCGACGCTCGCGAACGCGCTGCTCGGCGAGGACGTGATGGCCGTGCAGGCGGCACGCGACGTCGACGGCAAGGGCCGGCACACGACCACGACCCGCAACCTGCTCGTGCTGCCCGGCGGCGGCGTCCTGATCGACACCCCCGGCCTGCGCGGTGTCGGGCTCTTCGACGCCGGCAGCGGAGTCGGACAGGTGTTCGCGGAGATCGAGGAACTGGCCCGCGGGTGCCGGTTCCTGGACTGCGCGCACGTGGCCGAACCGGGCTGCGCGGTGCTGGCCGCGCTGGACTCGGGCGTGCTTGCGGAGCGGCGGCTCGAGAGCTACCGCAAGCTCCTGCGCGAGAACCAGCGGATCATGGCCAAGACCGACGCGCGCGCCCGCTCCGAGCTGCGCAAGGAGTGGAAGCGCCGGGGAGCCGAGGGGCGGGCCGCGATGGAGGCCAAGCGCGGTACCCGGGCCTGGCGCTGA
- a CDS encoding cellulose-binding domain-containing protein, translating to MPDLPTPQDAAEASLFSECWDAVLSYADLCTAGSADARPLASQAFSRGIREARAAEAGTGGKHFGRRARAPRLPRIPLLLTAVRRTAADWEAQGQGGRLDPDLRLWLNSDHAERFCGPPLHRPLALRGLRDMQEPDAALLWLAEVEAMPAPAVARRLGLDPAGVAEELQQVRGVFRDRCHRNHLDTPLSEECRSYARLLDAVTRSPAADVPEDLSRHLARCVECAEAAACLKHAGGGLPGALAGGVIGWGGLAYLERRRRAVESGLSRSAADDPDDPAGRPEEGGGRARVGRAGLLAAAAGVSLLALAVTLVPFGPDDGSEGSDVTTEAGRQPVGQQVPSFDALPSGSGPKAGSVGGSTSSTSSPRTPASGADTGSRSQKEAQGDASSSAEQDGAPRPDPSEPAVCHARYDLVSEWPDGFQATVTVRSDYALDTWLVGWTFRDGQKVTQMWDGDFAQKGSRLTASAADYNKSVAAGGSLAVGFLASWRDANSTPVDFTLNGRSCTHSG from the coding sequence ATGCCAGACCTGCCGACCCCTCAGGACGCCGCCGAAGCCAGTTTGTTCTCGGAGTGCTGGGACGCGGTTCTTTCCTACGCCGACCTCTGCACCGCCGGCTCCGCCGACGCACGCCCGCTGGCCTCCCAGGCCTTCTCCCGCGGCATACGCGAAGCGCGTGCCGCGGAGGCCGGGACGGGTGGCAAGCACTTCGGCCGCCGGGCGCGCGCGCCCCGGCTGCCCCGGATACCGCTCCTGCTGACCGCCGTGCGCCGGACGGCCGCCGACTGGGAGGCCCAGGGGCAGGGCGGCCGCCTCGACCCCGACCTGCGCCTGTGGCTCAACTCCGACCACGCCGAACGCTTCTGCGGTCCGCCCCTGCACCGGCCGCTGGCGCTGCGTGGACTGCGGGACATGCAGGAACCGGACGCCGCGCTGCTCTGGCTGGCCGAGGTCGAGGCCATGCCGGCGCCCGCCGTGGCCCGCCGGCTCGGCCTCGATCCGGCGGGCGTCGCCGAGGAGCTGCAGCAGGTGCGCGGGGTGTTCCGCGACCGCTGCCACCGCAACCACCTCGACACCCCGCTCTCCGAGGAGTGCCGCAGCTACGCGCGGCTGCTCGACGCGGTCACCCGGTCGCCCGCCGCCGACGTGCCCGAGGACCTGTCGCGGCATCTGGCGCGCTGTGTCGAGTGCGCGGAGGCCGCCGCCTGTCTCAAGCACGCCGGGGGCGGGCTGCCCGGGGCGCTCGCGGGCGGGGTGATCGGCTGGGGCGGGCTCGCCTACCTGGAGCGCCGGCGCCGGGCCGTCGAGTCGGGGCTCAGCCGCAGCGCCGCCGACGACCCGGACGACCCGGCCGGCCGGCCGGAGGAGGGCGGCGGCCGGGCCCGTGTCGGGCGCGCCGGACTGCTGGCCGCCGCGGCCGGGGTCTCGCTGCTGGCGCTCGCCGTCACGCTGGTGCCCTTCGGCCCGGACGACGGCTCCGAGGGCTCCGACGTCACCACGGAGGCGGGACGGCAGCCCGTGGGGCAACAGGTGCCCTCGTTCGACGCCCTGCCGTCCGGGTCCGGGCCCAAGGCCGGGTCGGTGGGCGGATCGACCTCGTCCACGTCGAGCCCGCGGACCCCCGCATCCGGTGCGGACACCGGCTCCCGGTCGCAGAAGGAGGCCCAGGGCGACGCCTCGTCCTCCGCCGAGCAGGACGGGGCGCCCCGGCCCGACCCCAGCGAACCCGCCGTCTGCCACGCCAGGTACGACCTGGTCAGCGAGTGGCCCGACGGGTTCCAGGCCACCGTCACCGTCAGGTCCGACTACGCCCTCGACACCTGGCTCGTCGGCTGGACCTTCCGCGACGGCCAGAAGGTGACCCAGATGTGGGACGGGGACTTCGCCCAGAAGGGCTCCCGCCTGACCGCGAGCGCCGCCGACTACAACAAGTCCGTCGCCGCGGGCGGCTCACTCGCCGTGGGCTTCCTGGCCTCGTGGCGCGACGCGAACTCGACACCGGTGGACTTCACGCTCAACGGACGCAGCTGTACGCATTCGGGCTGA
- a CDS encoding DNA-3-methyladenine glycosylase 2 family protein produces MDEETGYGAVRSRDARFDGAFFFAVRTTGIYCRPSCPAVTPKRENVRYYATAAAAQGSGFRACRRCRPDAAPGSAEWNVRADVVGRAMRMIGDGVVDREGVAGLAVRLGYSARQVQRQLTAELGAGPVALARAQRAHTARVLLQTTALPVTEIAFAAGFASVRQFNDTIRTVYATTPTGLRATAHRSGAHRSGAHRGGATRGRADRGDACPSATPSAGITLRLAHRGPYQAAAVFDLLGAGAVPGVEEVTGAPGSRTYRRTLRLPYGTGTAAVGERPAGASAHGSGWLDARLHLTDLRDLTTAVQRLRRLFDLDADPYAVDERLGADPRLAPLVRARPGLRSPGAADPEELAVRALVGRDGAARLARTYGKALDRPSGTLTHVFPAPVLLAESLAESGGPVGALAAALADGSLRLDPGADREVARAALLALPGLDAGAVAVIRTRALGDPDVAPPGAPVPDAWRPWRSYAVQHLAAARPKP; encoded by the coding sequence ATCGACGAGGAGACCGGATACGGAGCCGTACGCAGCCGGGACGCCCGGTTCGACGGGGCGTTCTTCTTCGCCGTGCGGACGACCGGGATCTACTGCCGGCCGAGCTGCCCCGCGGTGACCCCGAAACGCGAGAACGTGCGGTACTACGCCACCGCGGCGGCCGCGCAGGGCTCCGGCTTCCGGGCCTGCCGCAGGTGCCGCCCGGACGCCGCGCCGGGGTCCGCCGAATGGAACGTGCGCGCCGACGTCGTGGGGCGCGCGATGCGGATGATCGGCGACGGCGTCGTGGACCGCGAGGGTGTCGCCGGACTCGCCGTCCGGCTCGGCTACAGCGCCCGCCAGGTGCAGCGGCAGCTCACCGCCGAACTGGGCGCAGGACCGGTGGCCCTCGCCCGCGCCCAGCGCGCCCACACCGCACGCGTCCTGCTGCAGACCACCGCGCTGCCGGTCACCGAGATCGCGTTCGCGGCCGGATTCGCGAGCGTGCGGCAGTTCAACGACACGATCCGGACCGTGTACGCGACCACGCCGACCGGGCTGCGCGCCACCGCGCACCGCAGTGGCGCGCACCGCAGTGGCGCGCACCGGGGAGGTGCGACGCGTGGCCGTGCCGACCGGGGTGACGCGTGCCCCTCGGCCACCCCGTCGGCGGGCATCACGCTGCGCCTCGCCCATCGCGGCCCCTACCAGGCCGCCGCCGTCTTCGACCTGCTCGGCGCCGGGGCCGTCCCGGGCGTCGAGGAGGTGACGGGCGCCCCCGGGTCCCGTACCTACCGCCGGACCCTGCGGCTGCCGTACGGCACGGGGACCGCCGCCGTCGGGGAGCGGCCGGCGGGCGCGTCCGCGCACGGCAGCGGCTGGCTCGACGCCCGCCTGCACCTCACCGACCTGCGGGACCTGACCACCGCCGTGCAGCGGCTGCGCCGCCTCTTCGACCTCGACGCCGATCCGTACGCGGTGGACGAGCGGCTCGGCGCGGACCCGCGGCTCGCCCCACTGGTCCGCGCCAGGCCGGGGCTGCGTTCGCCCGGTGCCGCCGATCCGGAGGAGCTGGCCGTCCGCGCACTCGTCGGACGGGACGGGGCGGCGCGGCTCGCGCGGACGTACGGGAAGGCGCTGGACCGGCCCAGCGGGACGCTCACGCACGTCTTTCCCGCACCGGTCCTGCTCGCGGAGTCCCTCGCGGAGTCCGGTGGCCCGGTGGGCGCCCTCGCCGCCGCCCTCGCGGACGGGAGTCTGCGGCTCGACCCCGGTGCCGACCGGGAGGTGGCGCGGGCCGCGTTGCTCGCCCTGCCCGGCCTGGACGCAGGTGCCGTGGCCGTCATCCGCACCCGCGCGCTCGGCGACCCCGATGTGGCCCCGCCCGGCGCACCCGTTCCCGACGCCTGGCGTCCGTGGCGTTCCTACGCCGTACAGCACCTGGCAGCGGCCCGGCCGAAGCCATGA
- a CDS encoding DUF456 domain-containing protein codes for MGAWELLLVGVVLLLGLAGVLVPGAPGSWLVWAAVLWWAFEEPRPLSWGVLVAATATLLVARVIRWRLPPRRLRSSGATPRTAVCAGVGALLGFFVVPVLGAIPGYLGGAYLAERLRLGGHGEAVASVRSVMRLGGTSVLVELFACLLIAGAWLGAVIRG; via the coding sequence ATGGGAGCGTGGGAACTCCTGCTGGTCGGCGTGGTGCTGCTGCTCGGCCTGGCCGGAGTGCTGGTGCCCGGCGCGCCGGGCTCGTGGCTCGTGTGGGCCGCGGTCCTGTGGTGGGCGTTCGAGGAGCCCCGCCCGCTCTCCTGGGGCGTGCTGGTGGCCGCCACCGCCACCCTCCTCGTCGCCCGGGTGATCCGCTGGCGGCTGCCGCCGCGCAGACTGCGTTCGAGCGGCGCCACCCCCCGGACGGCGGTGTGCGCGGGGGTCGGGGCGCTGCTCGGCTTCTTCGTCGTTCCGGTGCTCGGCGCGATACCCGGGTACCTCGGTGGCGCCTACCTCGCCGAGCGGCTGCGGCTCGGCGGGCACGGGGAGGCGGTGGCGTCGGTGCGGTCGGTGATGCGCCTGGGCGGCACGAGCGTGCTGGTGGAGCTGTTCGCCTGCCTGCTGATCGCGGGCGCGTGGCTGGGCGCGGTGATCCGGGGCTGA
- a CDS encoding radical SAM protein, which translates to MGSRTALVEDLMERFPHVPREAVLKEDLLRGGVAFDDSALSDNEGGDVKPKSYFIFSFDHGTLPELGEAALRRPPEEIILTGGPYDLRRTVVSVRVNPSSPYRVAAGPDGLLGLYLDGRRISDVGVPPMPEYYRHKLSNGKSVMEVAPTIQWGYLIYLTVFRVCQYFGAKEECQYCDINHNWRQHKAAGRPYTGVKDVDEVLEALEIIDRYDTAKTSTAYTLTGGAITSKLQGRDEADFYGMYAKAIEEHFPGRWIGKVVAQALPRDDVQRFKDYGVQIYHPNYEVWDRRLFELYCPGKERYVGREEWHRRILDSAEVFGARNVIPNFVAGVEMAEPFGFTTVDEAIASTTEGLRFFMSQGITPRFTTWCPEPTTPLGKANPQGAPLEYHIRLLEAYRSTMEDFGLSSPPGYGPPGPGNAVFSVSSFMDSLPANEEPGKEEEGTGKVSVG; encoded by the coding sequence ATGGGCAGCCGAACCGCGCTGGTCGAGGATCTGATGGAAAGGTTCCCGCACGTACCGCGGGAGGCCGTCCTCAAGGAGGACCTCCTCCGCGGGGGCGTGGCCTTCGACGACTCCGCGCTCAGCGACAACGAGGGCGGCGACGTCAAGCCGAAGTCGTACTTCATCTTCTCCTTCGACCACGGCACCCTGCCCGAGCTGGGCGAGGCCGCCCTGCGCCGCCCGCCCGAGGAGATCATCCTCACCGGCGGCCCGTACGACCTGCGGCGGACCGTGGTCTCCGTACGCGTCAACCCGTCCTCGCCGTACCGGGTCGCCGCGGGCCCGGACGGCCTGCTCGGGCTGTACCTCGACGGGAGGCGGATCTCGGACGTCGGGGTGCCGCCGATGCCGGAGTACTACCGGCACAAGCTCTCCAACGGGAAGTCCGTCATGGAGGTGGCCCCGACGATCCAGTGGGGCTACCTGATCTACCTCACGGTCTTCCGGGTCTGCCAGTACTTCGGCGCCAAGGAGGAGTGCCAGTACTGCGACATCAACCACAACTGGCGCCAGCACAAGGCGGCCGGCCGGCCGTACACCGGAGTGAAGGACGTCGACGAGGTCCTGGAAGCGCTGGAGATCATCGACCGGTACGACACGGCGAAGACGTCCACCGCGTACACGCTGACCGGCGGCGCGATCACCTCCAAGCTGCAGGGCCGCGACGAGGCCGACTTCTACGGCATGTACGCCAAGGCCATCGAGGAGCACTTCCCGGGCCGGTGGATCGGCAAGGTCGTCGCCCAGGCGCTGCCCCGCGACGACGTGCAGCGGTTCAAGGACTACGGCGTGCAGATCTACCACCCCAACTACGAGGTGTGGGACCGCCGGCTCTTCGAGCTGTACTGCCCCGGCAAGGAGCGCTACGTGGGCCGCGAAGAGTGGCACAGGCGCATCCTCGACTCCGCGGAGGTCTTCGGCGCGCGCAACGTCATCCCCAACTTCGTCGCGGGGGTCGAGATGGCCGAGCCCTTCGGATTCACCACGGTCGACGAGGCGATCGCGTCCACGACGGAAGGGCTGCGGTTCTTCATGTCGCAGGGCATCACGCCCCGCTTCACCACCTGGTGCCCCGAGCCGACGACTCCGCTGGGCAAGGCCAACCCGCAGGGCGCGCCGCTGGAGTACCACATCCGGCTGCTGGAGGCCTACCGGTCGACGATGGAGGACTTCGGGCTCTCCTCGCCGCCCGGGTACGGCCCGCCCGGACCGGGCAACGCGGTCTTCTCGGTGAGCTCGTTCATGGACAGCCTCCCGGCGAACGAGGAGCCGGGGAAGGAAGAGGAGGGCACGGGGAAGGTCTCCGTGGGCTGA
- a CDS encoding PPOX class F420-dependent oxidoreductase, with protein MTAFSEVERAYLKSQRLGRLATVDQHGQPQANPVGFHPQDDGTLLIGGYAMGTTKKWRNLQKNPKVALVIDDIVSVRPWRVRGVDIRGEAELLTGPHELGPLFSEELIRVHPRRIHSWGLEE; from the coding sequence ATGACCGCATTCAGTGAAGTCGAACGGGCGTACCTAAAATCCCAGCGGCTGGGGCGCCTCGCCACCGTCGACCAGCACGGCCAGCCGCAGGCGAACCCCGTCGGCTTCCATCCGCAGGACGACGGGACGCTCCTCATCGGCGGCTATGCCATGGGGACCACCAAGAAGTGGCGGAACCTCCAGAAGAACCCGAAGGTCGCCCTCGTGATCGACGACATCGTCAGCGTCCGTCCCTGGAGGGTGCGCGGGGTGGACATCCGCGGGGAGGCCGAACTGCTGACCGGACCGCACGAGTTGGGTCCGCTCTTCAGCGAGGAACTGATCCGCGTCCATCCCCGGCGGATCCACAGCTGGGGGCTGGAGGAGTAG
- a CDS encoding methylated-DNA--[protein]-cysteine S-methyltransferase gives MTTAMTGTTIRATAGRRGQVTTYYTSFDSPVGELLLTADGTGTLDSLSVPGQKGGRTVGPGWRCAPELFKEAERQLAAYFANELKEFDLELRTNGTEFRERVWNALDAVPYGTTTTYGEIAARIGASRVAVRAVGGAIGANPLLIVRPCHRVIGADGSLTGYAGGLERKIRLLALEGRAPSTPPAPSCGSAGDGRGSVPR, from the coding sequence ATGACCACAGCCATGACCGGAACCACGATCAGAGCCACAGCCGGAAGGCGAGGACAAGTGACCACGTACTACACCTCCTTCGACAGTCCCGTCGGTGAACTCCTCCTCACCGCCGACGGGACGGGGACGCTCGACTCCCTCTCCGTGCCCGGCCAGAAGGGCGGGCGCACGGTCGGGCCCGGGTGGCGGTGCGCGCCGGAACTCTTCAAGGAGGCCGAACGACAGCTGGCCGCCTATTTCGCGAACGAACTCAAGGAGTTCGACCTGGAGTTGCGGACGAACGGCACCGAGTTCCGGGAGCGGGTCTGGAACGCCCTCGACGCCGTTCCCTACGGGACGACCACCACGTACGGCGAGATCGCCGCGCGGATCGGCGCCTCGCGCGTCGCCGTGCGGGCCGTCGGCGGGGCGATCGGCGCCAATCCGCTGCTGATCGTCCGCCCGTGCCACCGCGTGATCGGCGCGGACGGATCCCTCACCGGGTACGCGGGCGGACTGGAACGCAAGATCCGGCTCCTCGCCCTCGAAGGCCGGGCCCCGTCTACTCCTCCAGCCCCCAGCTGTGGATCCGCCGGGGATGGACGCGGATCAGTTCCTCGCTGA
- a CDS encoding protein phosphatase 2C domain-containing protein, which produces MSQQGERPTGHQDDWWGQLYDDSTGDTGPAPAPDSLDDRFVSATHTLDTPQDPTTVPPPRQVRDQPSRPARDVHPAGSPAPEPGSGSGSRQGRGELRGQPPRPAPDVHPPGPPSDLPPWWPPTGPPPTAVPPQPRAADPRGPAPADPPSDPLRRSGLQRQRAPWEPPLPGPPADTTLTDRPAAGPAAGLAISPADGPAQDGPAQDGPAQDGPRVPTPLDHVGSGPPTYAPEPTALPPADPDALDDLVADTVLDGASYGTSTLRAVSVRGDSARYRGEPRRDSLLTARFGSGDTALVLVAMATGARATPDAHRAAAEACRWIGRAVGRSHARLAEDIRAARRGDLKSGLHRLTDRSLGRLRAGAAEQGVEPEEYTASLRCLLLPADPECRTRVFFGVGAGGLFRLRDGEWQDIEPRVAETTGEAVVGFGSLPHETPDGDRLTMDLNITTPPSPYEPAPEPSPRDPFRFRASVARPGDALLLCSSGLAEPLRGEPRLVEHLTARWSAGPAGGPPGLAAFLADTTVRVKGYADDRTAAVVWEA; this is translated from the coding sequence ATGAGCCAGCAGGGGGAGAGGCCGACCGGTCATCAGGACGACTGGTGGGGACAGCTGTACGACGACTCCACGGGAGACACGGGCCCCGCACCGGCCCCCGACTCCCTGGACGACCGCTTCGTCTCGGCGACGCACACACTGGACACACCCCAGGACCCCACCACGGTCCCCCCACCCCGTCAGGTGCGCGACCAGCCCTCACGGCCCGCACGGGACGTGCATCCCGCCGGGTCGCCCGCGCCGGAGCCGGGCTCCGGGTCCGGGTCCCGTCAGGGGCGCGGGGAACTGCGCGGGCAACCCCCACGGCCCGCACCGGACGTACATCCCCCCGGGCCCCCGTCCGACCTCCCGCCCTGGTGGCCCCCGACCGGCCCCCCGCCGACGGCGGTGCCCCCGCAGCCACGGGCCGCCGACCCCCGGGGCCCGGCGCCTGCGGACCCGCCCTCCGACCCCCTGCGCCGCAGCGGACTCCAACGGCAGCGCGCCCCCTGGGAGCCCCCGCTCCCCGGGCCCCCCGCGGACACCACGCTCACCGACCGCCCCGCGGCGGGCCCCGCGGCCGGGCTCGCGATCAGCCCCGCCGACGGGCCCGCCCAGGACGGGCCCGCCCAGGACGGGCCCGCCCAGGACGGGCCCCGTGTCCCCACACCCCTCGACCACGTCGGCTCGGGCCCGCCCACCTACGCCCCCGAGCCCACCGCCCTGCCCCCGGCGGACCCGGACGCCCTCGACGACCTCGTCGCCGACACCGTGCTGGACGGGGCCTCGTACGGCACGAGCACCCTCCGAGCCGTCTCGGTACGCGGCGACTCGGCCCGCTACCGGGGCGAACCCCGCAGGGACTCCCTCCTCACCGCCCGCTTCGGCTCCGGCGACACCGCCCTCGTCCTGGTCGCCATGGCGACCGGCGCCCGCGCCACCCCCGACGCCCACCGCGCCGCGGCCGAGGCGTGCCGGTGGATCGGCCGCGCCGTCGGCCGCAGCCACGCCCGGCTGGCCGAGGACATCAGGGCCGCCCGCCGCGGCGACCTGAAGTCGGGCCTGCACCGCCTCACCGACCGCAGCCTCGGCAGACTGCGGGCCGGCGCCGCCGAACAGGGCGTGGAACCGGAGGAGTACACCGCGAGCCTGCGCTGCCTCCTGCTCCCCGCCGACCCCGAGTGCCGTACGCGCGTCTTCTTCGGCGTCGGCGCGGGCGGCCTGTTCCGGCTGCGGGACGGCGAGTGGCAGGACATCGAGCCGCGTGTCGCCGAGACCACCGGCGAGGCCGTCGTCGGCTTCGGATCGCTGCCGCACGAGACCCCCGACGGCGACCGGCTCACCATGGACCTGAACATCACCACGCCCCCCAGCCCGTACGAGCCCGCCCCCGAGCCGTCGCCCCGCGACCCCTTCCGCTTCCGGGCCTCCGTCGCCCGCCCGGGTGACGCGCTCCTCCTGTGCAGCAGCGGACTCGCCGAACCCCTGCGCGGCGAGCCACGTCTGGTCGAACACCTCACCGCACGCTGGTCGGCGGGACCGGCGGGCGGCCCGCCCGGCCTCGCCGCCTTCCTCGCGGACACCACGGTCCGGGTCAAGGGTTACGCCGACGACCGGACCGCCGCCGTCGTCTGGGAGGCGTAA